The nucleotide window TATAATAGGGGTGCATCGTATGAATAAACCAAAACTTTGGAGCAAAGATTTTATCAGCGTTTCTTTAAGTAACTTTTTTCTGTTTTTAACCTTTTACATCCTACTCGTGACATTACCATCGTACGCAATGGATGAGTTACATAGCAGTTCTTCTGTTGCAGGGCTTATGACAACAGTATTTTTGCTGTCCGCCATCGTTTCACGTCCGCTTGCTGGGCAATGGCTTGAAAGTAAAGGACACAAGAAAGTGCTATTAATTGCCCTCGTTTTATTTGCCGGCGCTTCCCTTTTATACTTTTTTCCAACATCAATTATTGGATTTCTAGTTGTCCGTTTAGTACACGGGATTGGCTTCGGGATGGCGACAACAGCTGTTGGTACAATCGTAGCTGATATCATTCCAGTCTCACGACGCGGAGAAGGAATGGGCTATTTCGTGATGTCAACAAATATGGCAATGGTTATCGGGCCATTTGTTGGGTTACTGGCCATCCAACAGTGGGGATCTTCTATTCTTTTTATCCTTAGTGTCGTTGTGGCGGTTGGTTCTTTACTTACCGGTTTAAGTGTTGGGATTAAGAAACCAGTAAAACCTGCTGAAAAAGCCATTTCTTCCTCATTTTCATTTAGAAATCTTTTCGAGGCTTCTGCCGTTCCGATTGCCCTGGTAGGCAGCTTCATGGCCATTGTTTATTCTGCCCTGCTTTCATTCGTGTCGATATATGCAAATCAAATTCATTTAGCAAATGTTGCAAGTCTGTTCTTTGTGGTCTATGCCATTGTTTTATTATTATCAAGACCATTTACAGGAAAGTGGCTCGATCAATATGGTCCAAATGTCATTTCCTTCCCCTGTATTGCACTTTTTGCCATTGGTATGCTTGTTTTAAGCCAAAGCACTGGGGCTGGCACCTTCTTATTATCTGCTGGATTGATTGGCTTGGGCTGGGGAACACTCTTTCCTACCTTTCAAACCATTGCCATCCAAGATGCTGAACCTAGAAAGAGAGGTCTGGCAACAGCAACCTTTTTATCCATATATGATACCGGTATTGCACTAGGTTCATTCATTGTCGGGATCATCGCGGTTAAAATGGATTACAGTACGTTATACTTCTTTTGTTCCTTCTATATTTTAATTGGAATGGTGCTCTATTACTTCCTTCATACGAAGAAACAGCGTCCTGCTGATTCAGTGAAGGAACAAACGACCCTTCATGATGCGTAACTCATTCGAAGCAAAGCTCCGCCAGATGGTATATAATAGAATGAAACCAAATGGAGGAGTGATTTTCATGGCGAAATCCAAAGCCAAGAAGTTAAGAGAAAAACTTGCACGAGCGGGAAAACGAAATCCCGATGCAAAGCGAAGTGGGTTTAGTTTCACAGATATGCGTACAAGAATGACGAAGACGAAAAAGGATCATTTATATCAGTTTAAATATAAGAACCATCAATCCAATGACGGAAATGATGGTTCTTTTTTTATCGTAAATAGTTAGATTTCCAAAAGTTTTGAAATGAGCCGATGATTTTACATACTACAATGGTTAAGATACGATAATACTGGTAAAAACTTATTCATATGGAGGTTTTGAAGATGTTTGATGTAGTAATTATTGGTGCCGGCCCTACCGGTGCAAGTGCTGCTTTATTTACGGCGAAAGCTGGAAAGAAAACCTTAGTCATTGATAATGATAAAAGTGTGACAAAGCGTGCATGGATTGAAAATCATTATGGTGTAGCTGAAATCACTGGTCCAGACCTTGTTGAAACAGGTAAAAAACAAGCGAGTAAATTTGGTGCCGAAATCGTTCAAGCCACTGTTACAAACGTTAGCAAAGCAGATAATGGCTTTAAGGTTGAAACCGATCAAGGCGCATATGAAGCACAGCACGTGATTGTAGCAACCGGCATGATGGCTGATCTTGCTGAAAAAATCGGCCTAACCACAAAGCCCGGTACTGAACCAAGAATTAAAACCATCCTTGATGTCGATGCAGCCGGAAAAACAAATATTAACGGAATCTGGGGCGCTGGCACTATCGCTGGTATGAGCATGCACACGATTATTACCGCCGGAGATGGCGCAAAAGTGGCCATCAATGTGATTAGTGAATTGAATGGTGAACGCTATGTTGACCATGATGTTTTAAAAGCGTAAAAAGGAACTATTCCAATACCTAAAGAGACTCCGTGGGGTCTCTTTTTTTACAAAAAAACTATTAATTGACAAGGTCTATCCTTCCCTTTTAAAATTGCTTTATCTTGAAAATTGTTAGAGGATCATTTTGGCCAGTATTATTATTACGGGAACTACTAAGGAGAAATTTTATGATCAAAAAAGACAATAATCTTAAGCTTGTTGTTACGGGTATTTTACTAGCCATTCTTATGTCGGCCATGGATAATACGATCGTTGCAACGGCAATGGGAACCATCGTTTCCGACCTAGGCGGCTTTGACAAATTTATTTGGGTCACATCAGCCTATATGGTTGCCGTTATGGCCGGAATGCCTATATTCGGTAAACTCTCTGATATGTATGGCCGAAAACGCTTTTTTATTTTTGGATTAGTGGTATTTCTTGTTGGTTCTGCCCTTTGCGGAATTGCTCAAACGATTGTTCAATTAAGTATCTTCCGGGCGATTCAGGGGATTGGCGGCGGTGCCCTTATGCCGATTGCCTTTACCATCGTATTCGATATTTTCCCACCGGATAAACGTGGCAAGATGACCGGCTTACTTGGAGCTGTATTCGGGGCCTCCAGTGTATTAGGTCCGCTACTTGGGGCCTATATTACAGATTATATTAGCTGGCATTGGATTTTCTATGTGAATGTTCCAATTGGTATTATTTCGCTTATTTTAATTGTTCGTTTTTATCATGAATCATTAACCCATTCCAAGCAAAAAATTGACTGGGTCGGAGCGATTACGCTTGTTATTTCTGTAGTCAGTTTAATGTTTGCCCTTGAACTAGGCGGGAAGGAATACGCTTGGGATTCTGCGCAAATTATTGCTTTATTTGCTAGCTTTTTTGTCTTTATTATTGCCTTTTTCATCACCGAATTTAAGGCAGCTGAACCGATTTTGCCGCTTTGGCTGTTTAAGAAAAGATTGTTTGCGACCTCGCAAATCCTTGCCTTTCTTTATGGCGGTACCTTTATCATCTTAACCGTGTTTATTCCTATTTTTGTCCAGGGAGTTTACGGCGGTACCGCTAAAAATGCCGGCTTGATTTTGACACCGATGATGTTGGGATCTGTGGCCGGAAGTTCTGTTGGTGGAATCTTTTTAACCAAGACTTCTTATCGGAATCTAATGTTGATTTCGATTGTTTCTTACGTAATTGGAATGTTCTTCCTTGGAGGTATGGGCGTTGATACGGCCCGCTGGCAATTGACGCTTTATATGATTCTAGTGGGCTTTGGGGTAGGTTTTTCCTTTTCTTTATTGCCGACTGCATCGATTCATAATTTGGAGCCGCAATACCGGGGAACAGCTAACTCGACGAACTCTTTCCTTCGTTCGTTTGGGATGACCCTTGGGGTGACGATTTTCGGTACCATTCAGGGCAATATTTTTCAGGATAAATTGAAGGCTGCTTTCGCAGGCATGCAGGGTGGAAGTAATTTTAAGATGGGCGATCCTCGCGAAATTTTCCAAGCCAGTGAGCGTGCGAAGATTCCTGACTTTATCCTTTCTAAAATTGTTCATGCGATGTCGGATTCAATTACCCATGCCTTCTTGCTGGCATTGATTCCGATTGCTCTCGCCGCGGTCACCATCTTCTTTATGGGAAATGCCCGGGTTGAGGTGACGAAAAAGGAATCTGCTAAAAGCTAATTAAAAATGTACCGGTCCTTTATTAGGCCCGGTACATTTTTTATTCCGCAAACTTTCCGTCCATATAATCACGATACGCTTGACGTATTTCTTCTTCAGTGTTCATGACAAATGGACCCCTGGCCACAATCGGCTCATTTAAAGGTCTCCCCGCATATAACAACACTCTGAGTCTTTCTTCTGCCTTAATGGCAACCTCACTGCTTTGTCCCGCCTCACTTTTTTCAAGCGAAAGAACCTGTCCCTTTTCCGCTACTGTCTTATTTTTACCAAACTGGCCTTTTCCTTCTAAAATATAGATGAATCCATTATAGTCTCCAGGAAGGTCTTGGCTGATTGATGCTCCTTCCTCAAGGTTGATTTCCACCATCGTTACCGGTACATAGTTTTTCGTATTGGATTGAATTCCACCTGATGAACCGGAGAAGATACGGATTAATGCCCCTTCTGCTTCCCTCACCGGCATGTCCTGGGCACGAAGATTTTGGTAGCGAGGTTCCGCCATTTTGTGTTCCCTTGGCAGATTGACCCAAAGCTGTAACGAATGAACGGTCTCCCCTTCTGCAGGATCCTCAATATGAATCACACCACGTCCCGCAGTCATCCACTGAACATCACCAGGAACAAGCTCACCTTTTCCCGCTTTATTATCGTAATGCTCGAGTTTCCCATCAATCACATAGGTGACCGTCTCAATGCCGCGGTGCGGGTGAAAATCAAAGGTACCTTTTTTAAAAAAATCCTCAGCCAAGAGGAGGAAAGGATCAGATTCTATCATCTTGCTTGGATCCAGCACCATCCCCGCCATATGGATCGGACTATTTTGCTGGTGCTGCACCGTCCAAATGCGGTCAATACCTCTTTGAAAAATATTGCTCATGTTAGTTCCTCCCTTACTTAATTCTAAATAATGGTATCGCCAATTGAGTGGTTTATCAAATTTAAACCTTGGTTATTGGCGCGAAAATGAGATTCGCTGATTGAGTTTAGTTATTCGCCGATTGACCGCATAAATTCGCTGATAGAATAAAATTACCCTTGTGCAAACTACTTAAAAACCTAAAAAGGACGCCATTATCTGGTGTCCTTTCCCTTTACATTAAAATTCCGAGCGAAAAACATTAAAAATCACCACTATTTATACCTCAAGATCCTTGCCTTCTTCAACAATATGGAACAAGAGGTGTGCCAAATGATGGATTGGGCCGTATTCTTCTTCCTCTTCGTTTGTTTCTTCATTAAATTCCAGGTCATTTAAGAAAAGCGCCATAAATTCGTAAAAGTCCTTCAGTTGGAATGAAAAGCAGGCAACTGGCTCTTCATTGTCCTCTTCATATTGCAAGACCATGTAGGAGAGGTCACCATCGGCATCCTCCGCATCGAAAAAGACAAAAAAGCCAATGTTGGTGTCGAGTTCAAATAAATGTCTCGTACCGCCCGCTGTTGCCTTATCAAACTCTTCCTGATTAAGTTTTTGAATTTGCATGCTATCTACATTATCTTCCTGATGGAATCCGACAACAAATGATTTCATACATTCAACCTCCATAGTTTCTTCCATAATAAAAAACACATATATCTAGCATACCCCTTTTTGATGACGACAACCAATTTTCCCTTTAAAAATAAGAGGTTATTCCTCCCCTTCAAAATGTTCATTTAGGAGTGAATTTTCATTTGGAGCGAATTTCACGGACTGTAAACTCATTTCAGGCTCAAGTCCATAAAGAGTTTTGGCGGGTTTCTCTTCATTTTCACCGCCATTTACTTTTTGCTCGATTTCCTTTTCATTCATTGGAATCATCCCTTTTTTAGTTTTTGCTTTCTTCTATTGTCTGCTTTACAGTTTGATCACATGCTAAAATTTTTTCTTACCAAAAGAAAAACCAGCCCAATAAAAAGCTGGTAATCTAGAAATATTTCTTTTTCCAAAAAATGAATGCTGTTAAGCTTGTTATAGATGCAGAGATTACGAGTGGAATGGCATAGGAATGCGTCGCATGCTGGAAAGGAATGTCGACGTTCATTCCGTAAAAGCTCGCCACCATCGTTGGGAACGACAAGATAATCGTTATCGAAGTTAAGAATTTCATGACAATGTTCAAGTTATTGGAAATGATGGAGGCAAAGGCATTCATCATCCCGCTTAAGATGGAACGGTACGTTTCAGCCATTTCAATTGCCTGGGTGATTTCGATAATAACATCCTCTAATAATTCCTTGTCTTCCTCGTACATTTTTAAATAGTTAAAGCGCAGAATCTTATCGAGTACAACCTTATTCGAGCGTAACGAGGTTGTAAAATAAACCAAACTTTTCTCTAATGCAAGAAACGCGTATAGTTCTTTATTTTTCAATGATTGGTGCACTTCACGTTCAATTTCATTCGTTTTCTTATTGATTTGCTTTAAATAACGTAGGTAATAGGATGAAATGACAA belongs to Neobacillus sp. OS1-2 and includes:
- a CDS encoding cytosolic protein, coding for MKSFVVGFHQEDNVDSMQIQKLNQEEFDKATAGGTRHLFELDTNIGFFVFFDAEDADGDLSYMVLQYEEDNEEPVACFSFQLKDFYEFMALFLNDLEFNEETNEEEEEYGPIHHLAHLLFHIVEEGKDLEV
- a CDS encoding pirin family protein; this encodes MSNIFQRGIDRIWTVQHQQNSPIHMAGMVLDPSKMIESDPFLLLAEDFFKKGTFDFHPHRGIETVTYVIDGKLEHYDNKAGKGELVPGDVQWMTAGRGVIHIEDPAEGETVHSLQLWVNLPREHKMAEPRYQNLRAQDMPVREAEGALIRIFSGSSGGIQSNTKNYVPVTMVEINLEEGASISQDLPGDYNGFIYILEGKGQFGKNKTVAEKGQVLSLEKSEAGQSSEVAIKAEERLRVLLYAGRPLNEPIVARGPFVMNTEEEIRQAYRDYMDGKFAE
- a CDS encoding MFS transporter; the encoded protein is MNKPKLWSKDFISVSLSNFFLFLTFYILLVTLPSYAMDELHSSSSVAGLMTTVFLLSAIVSRPLAGQWLESKGHKKVLLIALVLFAGASLLYFFPTSIIGFLVVRLVHGIGFGMATTAVGTIVADIIPVSRRGEGMGYFVMSTNMAMVIGPFVGLLAIQQWGSSILFILSVVVAVGSLLTGLSVGIKKPVKPAEKAISSSFSFRNLFEASAVPIALVGSFMAIVYSALLSFVSIYANQIHLANVASLFFVVYAIVLLLSRPFTGKWLDQYGPNVISFPCIALFAIGMLVLSQSTGAGTFLLSAGLIGLGWGTLFPTFQTIAIQDAEPRKRGLATATFLSIYDTGIALGSFIVGIIAVKMDYSTLYFFCSFYILIGMVLYYFLHTKKQRPADSVKEQTTLHDA
- a CDS encoding MDR family MFS transporter, which produces MIKKDNNLKLVVTGILLAILMSAMDNTIVATAMGTIVSDLGGFDKFIWVTSAYMVAVMAGMPIFGKLSDMYGRKRFFIFGLVVFLVGSALCGIAQTIVQLSIFRAIQGIGGGALMPIAFTIVFDIFPPDKRGKMTGLLGAVFGASSVLGPLLGAYITDYISWHWIFYVNVPIGIISLILIVRFYHESLTHSKQKIDWVGAITLVISVVSLMFALELGGKEYAWDSAQIIALFASFFVFIIAFFITEFKAAEPILPLWLFKKRLFATSQILAFLYGGTFIILTVFIPIFVQGVYGGTAKNAGLILTPMMLGSVAGSSVGGIFLTKTSYRNLMLISIVSYVIGMFFLGGMGVDTARWQLTLYMILVGFGVGFSFSLLPTASIHNLEPQYRGTANSTNSFLRSFGMTLGVTIFGTIQGNIFQDKLKAAFAGMQGGSNFKMGDPREIFQASERAKIPDFILSKIVHAMSDSITHAFLLALIPIALAAVTIFFMGNARVEVTKKESAKS
- a CDS encoding magnesium transporter CorA family protein, which gives rise to MLEIFKSTDARVLEKVDVISKGCWVNMYAPTAEEINKVSNDAQVDVDIIKDALDDEERPRIERDDGRIYIIVDFPYTVQDESGLTVYETIPIGIILTDECIITVSLKDTPIVEEFRKNRVKEFFTFKKTRFALQILFVISSYYLRYLKQINKKTNEIEREVHQSLKNKELYAFLALEKSLVYFTTSLRSNKVVLDKILRFNYLKMYEEDKELLEDVIIEITQAIEMAETYRSILSGMMNAFASIISNNLNIVMKFLTSITIILSFPTMVASFYGMNVDIPFQHATHSYAIPLVISASITSLTAFIFWKKKYF
- a CDS encoding NAD(P)/FAD-dependent oxidoreductase, producing MFDVVIIGAGPTGASAALFTAKAGKKTLVIDNDKSVTKRAWIENHYGVAEITGPDLVETGKKQASKFGAEIVQATVTNVSKADNGFKVETDQGAYEAQHVIVATGMMADLAEKIGLTTKPGTEPRIKTILDVDAAGKTNINGIWGAGTIAGMSMHTIITAGDGAKVAINVISELNGERYVDHDVLKA